A window of the Desulfotignum phosphitoxidans DSM 13687 genome harbors these coding sequences:
- a CDS encoding nucleotidyltransferase family protein, which translates to MSNIPDMSNITAVVLAGGLGTRLQTAVYDRPKILAEISGRPYITYLFDQLIETGILDVLLCTGYMAEQVFEALGDSYRSLTIRYSRENSPLGTGGALRNALPLISSDPVIVMNGDSFINTDLGGYVKWFFQKDRNVSILLTYVANSSRYGTVILSDDGHLIRFDEKCAGINPGWINAGVYILKKKQISKIPEKTYYSLEKEFFPQLIGDKIYGFPCKGSFIDIGTSKSYKQAESFFTELL; encoded by the coding sequence ATGTCTAATATACCTGATATGTCAAATATCACTGCAGTTGTTTTGGCAGGTGGCCTTGGAACGAGATTGCAAACTGCTGTTTATGACCGCCCTAAAATTTTGGCAGAAATATCTGGTCGCCCTTATATTACTTATCTTTTTGATCAATTGATTGAAACAGGAATTCTGGATGTACTTTTGTGCACCGGGTACATGGCTGAGCAGGTTTTTGAGGCTTTGGGAGACAGCTATAGATCCTTAACCATAAGATACTCAAGGGAAAACAGTCCACTCGGTACCGGTGGGGCACTTCGAAATGCTTTGCCGCTAATATCTTCAGATCCTGTAATTGTTATGAATGGAGACTCATTTATCAATACGGATTTGGGGGGGTATGTAAAATGGTTTTTTCAAAAAGATCGAAATGTTTCTATTTTACTGACGTATGTTGCAAATTCCTCCCGATACGGAACGGTCATTCTGTCTGATGATGGACACTTGATCCGTTTTGATGAAAAATGCGCCGGCATTAATCCCGGCTGGATCAATGCCGGCGTTTATATATTGAAAAAGAAACAAATTTCAAAAATTCCAGAAAAAACGTATTATTCTCTTGAAAAAGAATTTTTCCCCCAATTAATTGGTGACAAAATATACGGATTTCCATGCAAGGGATCTTTTATTGATATTGGAACCTCGAAATCATACAAACAGGCTGAAAGTTTTTTCACAGAGTTGCTTTGA